A window of Bacteroidales bacterium genomic DNA:
GCTGAGAAATTAACAGGCTCTTGGCCTTGTATCACTGAGTGATGGTATTTTGTTGCGAAAAATCCCCCTGCGCTTCAAAAAATCGGATGGTTATTATTAAAATGGGGGACATTATGGACAGACACTAATTATATAAATTTGTAAAATTCTGATAATTAATGGCCAGATACCACCAACAAAACGGCGACCGGGAAGTAGCAAAGAAAAAGATCACACGGGAAGGCATTAAGAGGCTTTATCGCTTATTCCGCTTCATCGGGCCGCAGAAATACGTCTTTATTGCAGGCCTGGCATTTCTCATCCTTTCCAGCCTGACCACACTGGTTTTTCCGATGCTTATCGGTGAACTGCTGGATTCAGCAACGAAAGGGACTTTGGATAAAATCAACCAGTTAGGATTTATCCTGATCATCGTTTTCCTCGTAAATGCCGTTTTTTCCTATTTCCGGATTTACCTGTTTGCCGTTGTGACCCAAAAAACGCTGGCATTACTCAGGCAAACAACCTATAACCACCTGATCAAGCTTCCGATGTCGTTTTTTTCAAGCAGGCGCTGATCCCGGTGGAGAGGTTTATTTGTTTCATTCATCGTCTTTGCCTTGTTCGGCTCTATTATCGGGGTGATCTGGTATGGGGTTTACCTGATCAACCAGGGGGCCGGCCTTTCCACCGGTGATTTGCTGAAATTTGTCCTTTATTCGGTATTTATCGGTGGATCAATCAGTGGGGTGGCTGATCTTTATTCAGATATACAAAGATCGATCGGTGTATTTCCCGGAGGGGTTGGAAACCCTGGTGGGAGAAAGAGGGATCCAATTATCCGGAGGTCAGCGGCAGCGTATTGCCATCGCCCGTGCGATCCTGAAAAACCCGGCTATCCTGATCCTGGATGAAGCCACCAGTTCGCTGGATTCCGAAAATGAACGCCTGGTGCAGGAAGCCCTGGAGAAGCTGATGGAAGGCAGGACCTCCTTCGTGATCGCCCACCGCTTATCCACCATTCATAAAGCCGACAAGATCATTGTGATAGACCATGGCGAGGTTAAGGAAATGGGGACACACGAAGAACTGCTTGCCCTGGAGGATGGTATCTACTATCAGCTTACGA
This region includes:
- a CDS encoding ABC transporter transmembrane domain-containing protein, which translates into the protein MARYHQQNGDREVAKKKITREGIKRLYRLFRFIGPQKYVFIAGLAFLILSSLTTLVFPMLIGELLDSATKGTLDKINQLGFILIIVFLVNAVFSYFRIYLFAVVTQKTLALLRQTTYNHLIKLPMSFFSSRR